In one window of Ruminococcus hominis DNA:
- a CDS encoding plasmid mobilization protein, producing MRKRYNTPHRSRVVKTRMTEEEYAEFAERLSAYNMSQAEFIRQAITGAAIRPIITVSPVNDELLAAVGKLTAEYGRIGGNLNQIARTLNEWHSPYPQLAGEVRAAVSDLAALKFEVLQKVGDAVGNIQTYQL from the coding sequence ATGCGAAAACGATACAACACACCGCACCGCAGCCGGGTAGTCAAGACACGCATGACCGAGGAAGAATACGCCGAGTTTGCGGAAAGGCTTTCTGCTTACAACATGAGCCAAGCCGAGTTTATCCGGCAAGCCATAACCGGGGCAGCCATACGCCCCATCATAACCGTTTCTCCTGTCAATGACGAGCTGCTTGCCGCTGTCGGGAAACTGACCGCCGAATACGGCAGGATCGGCGGCAACTTAAACCAGATAGCCCGGACGCTGAACGAGTGGCACAGCCCCTACCCGCAGCTTGCCGGGGAGGTGCGGGCGGCGGTTTCCGACCTTGCTGCCCTAAAGTTTGAAGTCTTGCAGAAAGTGGGTGACGCTGTTGGCAACATTCAAACATATCAGCTCTAA
- a CDS encoding winged helix-turn-helix domain-containing protein: protein MDKLIIIRTDNQNNLYEQIISLITANQAKMETMSFGVFPTLFFPGLEIRQHQRRVFRDGEEINLTRLEYSTLVFLASNPGNVLTQEQIFEAVWNMDSDSCHSSVVNVIYNLRKKIEPDSKNPTYIKTVLGIGYKFASGE from the coding sequence ATGGATAAGTTAATAATAATTCGGACAGATAATCAGAACAACTTATATGAACAAATTATATCGTTAATAACTGCCAATCAAGCTAAAATGGAAACCATGTCTTTTGGTGTTTTTCCTACACTCTTTTTTCCGGGACTGGAAATAAGGCAGCACCAACGCCGGGTATTTAGGGACGGGGAGGAAATAAACCTTACCCGCCTTGAATACAGTACCCTTGTATTCCTTGCTTCCAATCCCGGCAATGTCCTCACACAAGAACAGATTTTTGAAGCCGTTTGGAACATGGATAGCGATAGCTGCCATTCAAGTGTTGTCAACGTGATTTACAACCTACGGAAAAAGATAGAGCCGGACAGCAAAAACCCCACCTACATAAAGACCGTTTTAGGCATAGGCTACAAGTTTGCTTCCGGGGAATGA